The following nucleotide sequence is from uncultured Draconibacterium sp..
ATAGGCTTGTAACAATTGCTGGTTGTCAACCAATTCGTAACGCAACCAGGTTCTATAACCATCTTCTCCTGTGTACGAATTCTGTGATTTTGTCTGCGAGCAGCCCAGCAACAGGCCAGTCAGCAACACAATACGATATAAATACAAATAAATATGCATAGCTAATAGGTACGAATTTTTAATTATAATTTTCAGGTGTAGGGAATTCGCGCATTGGACTGTAACGAATATACGAATCAAAAACCTCCTTATCGGGCCCTACAACACGCGGATCGCCTGATTTCTTCAATTCGTTCATCAGCGCATTTTTCATTTCCTTTTCAATTGCGGAATAATCCGGATTCCCAGCCAGATTTTTCATACAAAACGGATCGTTTTTAATATCAAAAAGTTCAACTTCAGGTCTTTTGGCTACTGACAAGTTAAAGTAGGGTTCTATTTCCGGCTCATTGTGATGTTCCACAATATACGATTTTGTGGGTGCCGCATCAATGTCAGTAAATGCCCAGTCGGAATGATGTTTCCCATCTTCATCAATACCATACATTGGCAATAATTCATCCTCTGTTCCGGGTTTTATCCGCTGAGGAGCACCAGCGGGCCAGCGTTCCGGCTTCATGTTCCAGATGTAAAGGAAATCCTTACTGCGAATCATACGCTGAGGATAGCCCCAGTTTTTATAACGCGACGACGAATGCCTTTCACGCCCTGAAAACACATACTTTTTTGAAGGATCGACAATTCCCTGTTTCTTCGATTCAAGAATATTCAGCATACTTTTTCCTGCCATTGGAAGCATTCCTTTAGAACTGTTTTTTGTTATGTCAAGAATAGTTGGAGCAAGGTCGGCAAAACTTACCGGATCGTCGACAATCCGTTTGCCCGGAAAGTTTTTTGGGTAACGAATGGCCATTGGCACATGGATACCGTAATCGTACCCATTAGCTTTTGCCCGCGGAAATGGCATGCCGTTGTCGGATGTTACAATTACAATGGTATTTTCCAGTTCGCCAATTTCATCAAGATATTCCAGCATATGTTGCAAGTGTATATCGAACCACTCTATTTCAATCGCATAATCCAGCATATCGCCCCTAACGATCCCATTATCAGGGAAAAACTCAGGTACTTTTTTTATGGCATCTGGCTTTTTGTTGTTTCGTTTCCAGGAATCCTGTTCGTAGCCCCGGTGAGGTTCTTTAGCACCATACCAAAAAAAGAATGGTTGATCTTCCCGAACGTTTTCAATGAAATACTTAAAGTTCGTGAAATAATTGATGTCACTAATTCCTTTGGCAGTTCGTTCATCCTCTGGCGTTCCTTTTTTGTAAACAATGTGGCTGTGCTCAACACCGGCAGCGTTGATCGATCGCCAAAGCGAATCATTCGATGAACGGGCATATTGAAACGGATCGACGCCCTTTCCTGTTCTTCCGGTAGCATAACCGTTAGCTTCAAGAACATCAACGAATGGAATGTATTTTTTCATCCACGAAGAAGCGTGTTGACCAGACTGCTCATTTTGCCAGTGGTAACGGCCGGTTACAATGGTGCTACGACTTGGCGCGCAGCCCGGCGAGCCTGCAATACAGTTGCTAAAAAAAATTCCTTCACGGGCTACCCGGTCAAAGGCAGGAGTTTGTACAAACGAACAACCGGCAAAGCTTGTGTGTGCAAATGATTGGTCATCGCTGATGGCAAAAAGGATATTTGGCCTATTATTTTTTTGGTTTGCCAACGCTACAAACGAAAATAACAGAAGTAATATGAATAAAACAGGCTTTACTCCCTTCATGAAACTTACATTTTGACTATTGAATTATCGTCTTTCCAATACAATTTTTTCTTTGTTCTTCTCCACTTCAAATAGTTCTATGAAACTACACTTACAACAGGATAAGAATATTTATTTTCTTTATTAATTATGAGATTTTTTGACGAAGCTGCCTATTTTTCCAAAAGAGCATTTACACACCCTATATACGGAGCCTGTCCATGAAAATCTCCAACAGGGCGAGGACGATCATAGTAATATTGCTTATCGTTCTTTTTGCCTGTTCCTATACAAACTTCGGTTACATTACCTTGTTCATCAATGTACGTAACCATTGCCAACCATGCTTTACGCGCTGCAGGGCGATACTCTTCAACATCGAGCCAACCATGTTTTACGCCCATAATAAAGGCATAGGTAAACATTGCTGTTCCTGATGTTTCGGGCCAAAAATCGGGTTCATCAATGAGTTGATTCCACATACCGCCTGGTTGTTGATACGCTTTCAGACTTTTCATCATGGCTAAATAACCTTCCATAATACGAGGACGGTCTTTATGATTCTCGGGCAAATCAAGCAGCAAATCGGCCATCCCTACTGCCATCCATCCGTTTCCCCTTGCCCAGTAATAAGGCACATCAGGTGCATGATAGAAAAGTCCGTTGGGACGTTGTATTTCATCCAAATAAAGCACCATTTCATTTGCCACCCGATCAATATATTTCGGATCACCAGTTACCTTATATGCCTGGTTTTGTACGACTGTGATCATATACATATCGTCGATCCAAAGGCGGGTTTGCCACGAATATCCTTTCTTGTGCCATTCGCGTTCTTCTTCGTTGGCATTGGCTGGAAGAGTCCATTGCGATTCAGCATAGGGTAATCCAAGTTCCAGGTAACGTTCATCTTTGGTCATGGTATATAATCTCAAAGGCAGGCTACCAAACATATTCTGATCTACATGAATCGGAGGAGGAAGAAGATCTTTTTCGATATGAAACAATAATTCAAAACGTGTTCTTAGCTCCTTTAATAATTTTTGATCATTGGTTAGTTCGGCGAATTTAAGCGCGCCGTACCATGTACAAACTTCAGCATAGTGTATTCCTCTGTCGCCATAAAGCTGATGTTTACTTTCCAGAAAACGTGTGCTCAGCTTTTCTCCAACAGTTGTGGGATTTGCCATTACAGGAAAATCATCAAAATAATTTTGAGCTAGGCAAATACTAGTCAATAACAGTGCAATTGCTAATAATAAAAAGGATGAAAGTTTCATTTTTAAATCGATTTATTAAAAGTTTAGATTGGTTTCAAAGTAAAGGTTGAAAATAACAGTTACGGTATACTTTTCATAGTAAAATTGTTCTTTTTAAAAGACAAATGTACTTTAGACTATTAATCTGTATTTCACCATAGTTCCTGACATTCACTTATCAGTTATTATCTATTAAACAAACTACTTTTTATCCCCCTTATAAACCTTAAACTTTAGATTGTACTTCTCTCCTTTTTAAGATATAACCTTGAAGCAAATGATTTTACATCTGCTCCAAGGTTGTATTGTAGTTATAAATTAATATCCCGGATTCTGCTCTAACTCAGCTTCCGTATTTTTTTGAATTTCACTGTAGTGAATTGCGAATAAATCTTGATGGTCACCAATGTTAGCTCCCACAATAGGGTTTACTTTGCGGTTACGTTCAACAAGTTGGCCTAACCTACCTAGTGTAAATATTCGGAGCTTCTCAAAGTGTAACTCCCTCAATTGCTCATCCATAATATAATCAATATCAACATCTGCAGCTGCAACATCCGGAGCATTTGCCCTGCTGCGAACTACGTTAATATCGGCGGCAGCATTGGTTTTTTCTCCTTTCCCAAGATATGCTTCTGCACGTAACAAATACGTGTCTGCCAAACGAATCATATAATGTTTTCTCCAGGTTTGCTCAGCAGATCCCAACATGGTACCCGGAATGGTTTGATCCGTATCCCAGAATTCTAATGGATGTTTTTCCGGAGTAGTCACTTTCATAATCATTGGATAAAAATAACGCATTGAATCCACGTTGGTTTCTTTTACCAGTGGCAGATTATCTGCATAAACCCACTTTCCATGGTATTCACTTCCCGGATTGTTCACTTTCACGTCGCGAACAATGTTATGAGGCGCATTACGAATGTCTTCATCCCAACCACTTTTTTCCCAAAGAGTTGTAAAGAAGTAATCACTCGGACGAACATACCCTTGCGAGCGGCCCATGTAATAAGTACTTGGCAATCGGCATATTGTGGCCGTTGTTCCATCGCTTTGGCGTACTGTGGCTCTTGTAATGTAAGGGCCTACAAAACGCTCCAGTTCATATTGGCGATCGCCACCACCCGGCACATTATAACTGTATTGCAGGTTCCATATTGATTCGGTATTTCCGATTGAACGATCCTGGTTTCCCTGACGGAACAAATCCCAGTAAACGTCTTTATTATCGCCTCTTGCCCAGAAAAAATCAGGATGTGCGGTTTCATTCATTCGTGTACCAAAACGTTCTGTCATTAAGGCTGTTGCCGGATGATCGATAACTTTAGAAGCTTCGATTATTGCTTTATCCCATTCGTTTAAACTAAGGTAAACCTCGGATAAAACATGACTTGCTGCCAGGCGATTAATTCTTGATTCAGGAGCCACATCGATATCGGCTAAATTTGCGGCGGCAAATTCCAGATCGGCTGCAGCTTGCTCATATGTTTCCTGACGTGTAGCGCGTACATAATCCTTTTTAGGTTCCGATGTTTCTTTTAGAACAATAGGAACTCCTCCCCAAAGGTGTGCCAGTTTCATATAAGCAAATCCTCTGAAAAAGCGTGCTTCTGCCTCTATTTCCTTCTGCTCGTCGGCAGTTAGGTCACTATCTTCTCCAACCGAACGACCAATAATAACGTTGGCATCGTAAATAATTTCGTAGAAAATCTTCCACAAATCCAGTTGTTTTCCCTGCGCTCCCCAGCGAGATGTAAAATCATTGTTTCCCTGAGTATCGAAATAAGTTAATGCCAAATCGGTTCCGTACCATGTAAAACGAGGGTTGTCGTCGCGTCCTCGTTCGCCCCACAGACGGTTGCGCACAATAACATGTAAGTGATATACAGCTGCTTCAAAATCCTGGTATGTTACATAAGAGTTTGACGGAGCTAAAAAATCTACCGGTTCTTCCTTTAAGTAAGCTTCTTCATCGCAAGAAACTCCTAGCGTGAAAAAAAGGATTAAAATTGCAACCCTGCTCATCAGGGTTTTGCTTATTACAGCGAATTTATTTCTATTATGTTTCATTTTGATGTCCTTTTTTAAAGTTCAATATTCAGTCCAATTGTATAGCTCTTCATTACCGGACGCCCATCAAGTGTTACACTCTGACCTGTTTCCGGGTCCCATCCTTGCCAGTCGGTAATGGTTAGTAAATTTTTACCACTTATAAATAAGCGTAAGTTTTCAATATTTAGTTTGTTGAGAATATTGCTGTTAAAATTATATCCCAACGACATATCCTGTAAGCGAATAAAATTACGCTGAGCATAGGTTCTTCCCTTCATATCGCCGGGCTGTCGCAATGAGTTTTTCTGATACTTCGCATCTGGGTTTTCAGGTAACCAGTAATTATCGTAACCTTTAGGATAATTTTCGTTGTATTGATCGCCATACTGAACGTAATTCAAATCGTTAGCCTGCATATAGAAATCTTTTCCTCCCTGTATTGAATTGATAAAGAAGCTCAGCGACCAGTCTTTGTATTGAAAACGGTTGTTTAGTCCGAAACGGTAACCCGGATCAGAATAACCAAGAATAATTTTATCGTTTTCAGGATTTATTCCACCGTCACCTTCAACCTGATCAACGATCTTATTTGTTCCCACATCAAAACCTGAAGGAATTTCCTCGTCCAACTGATAAATCTCACCACTAATTTCGTATCCATATATGGTATTGAGCGGATGACCAATAAACAGTCCTTCCGATATCAGGTCGTCTTCAACTCCATCTCCGTCATTGTCGGCTCCCAACAGTTCTTTCAACTCATCTCTGTTTCGTGAGAATGAAAATTCGCTGGTCCAGCTAAAATCTTTATTCTGAATATTAACCGAGTTAATTGAAAGCTCGATACCGCTGTTGTGTATTTTTCCAAGGTTATCGGGAAACTTATTAAAGCGACCAATATTAGGGATATCAACCGTATACAACAGGTTGGATGTATTGTTATTGTAATAGTTAATTGATCCGTTTATTCTTGAATCAAGAAAACCAAAATCCACTCCAAGGTTTATTCCAGTTGTTGTTTCCCATTTTAACGAAGGACTCGCAAGACTATTTACGGCCTGTGTATAAATACTTGAGCCACTTGCATCAACATAATTATAACCACCACTAACTTTGGCCATGGTTTGGTATCTTCCAACGGTTCGGTTACCACTTTGTCCATACGAAGCGCGTACTTTCATGTAGTTCATTACGTCGGAAATACGCTCAAAAAATGGTTCTTCCGAAACTGTCCAACCAATTGATCCTGAAGGGAAGAAACCGAATTTGTTGTTTTCGCTAAAACCCGAAAATCCATCTCTACGGAAAGTACCGGTTAACATGTATTTGTTTTTGTAGCTGTAGAAAAAGCGCCCCATCGAGAAAAGACTTGATTCTTTCCATCCGCCGGATTTGGCTTCCTGCAATTCGCTTTCTCCAAACTGCAGGGCATTGTAACCCAATACATCGTTTATAAAAATCGATCCAACTCCGGTAGTATATTCGTATTCACGTTCCTCAATACCATATACAAATGTTACGTCAATACTGTGGTCGTCGCCAATCTTGCGTTTATAATTTAAGTTGTTATCTAACGATACATCTACACGGCGATTGTTTTCTTTGCTTCCCCTTCCCTGAAAGTTCTCATCCCATGGACGGAAAATATAATACCGGTTCATGGTTTGGTTGTTGGCATAGTTTACTTTGTAGGTTAAACCTTTTAAGAACGGGAACTTAATTTCGGCATAAATATTCCCAAATAAATTTTGCCTTACATCTTCATTATCAGCTTCAACTACAACTAAAGGGTTTAACCACGCATTGTTTTCCAACATTGGAAGCACATCACCGTTTTCGTCATAAGCCGTTTCAAATGGCATAATATAACGCGAGCTTGTACCCGGCGAAACACCTGAATAATCGGACGTTGAGAAAAAAGACTGCACACCAACAGTCAACCAGTCGGTTACTTTGCTGTCGATATTTATACGGGCGTTAATACGCTCATAACCTTCATTAATCATGTACCCCTGCTGATCGGTATATCCAACCGAAATAAAGTAGTTACTGTAATCGGTTTGATTGGCCAAACTAAGGTTGTGGCTATTCGTGTACATGTTATCGTTGGTAAGCAAATTGTACCAATCGGTTGATTTTCCAGCCAAATAATTTTCGCTTTGCTGGTTGGTTTTAAAGTACGGGCTTACATCCCAGTCAGGATTTGGATCGATATACCCCGACTCTTCAGTACGACTTTCACGCCATTCGTTTTCAGCGATCTTTTCAACAAAATAATCAGAATCTCCTGGTTTTAATTCGTTAATTGGCGTATCAAACGAGTATTTTGCCGAGTAATTGATAATTGGTCGTCCGTTTGGTTTGCTGTTTTTTCGGGTTGTTGTAATAATAATTACACCATTAGCGGCCTGCGATCCGTAAACTGCCGTTGCACTATTATCCTTCAGGATATCGATTGAACTGATATCGTTTGGATTAATATCAATAATTCGTCCGCGAAAAATTACTCCGTCAAGAATAATTAACGGATTTTGAGTCCCTGATAACGAAGTACGTCCACGAATGGAAATAGATGGTCCCTGTCCGGCAGTATTCACTTGTCCAACATTTAAACCGGCAACTGCACCTTGCAATGCCTGTGTTAAAGTAGTACTCGACTGATCTCTGAAATCATTCATATCAATATTGGTAATTGCCCCGGTTAAATCGCTCTTTTTCATCGAGCCATAACCTACGGCAACCACTTCTTCAATTCCAATAGCATCAACTTCCAAGGTAATATTTATTTCCTGCTGGGTGCCAACTTCCACTTCCTGCGACATCATACCAATAAACGAAAACTGCAGGGTTTCGTCGGCAGCAACATTAGGAAGCGAATATCGTCCGTCAGCATTGGTAACGGTTCCTTTTGTGGTTCCTTTAACAATTACGGTAACTCCCGGCAGCGGTATACCACCTTTATCGGTTACCATCCCCGTAATTGGCATTTGTACTCCACGCCCCAATAATTCTTTTCCATCGGCCACCCCCGAGTTTTTAACGATTATATGTCGGTCGATAATTTCGTAAGAGTAGTTGGTTTCCGAAAATGCGTTTGTTAATATTTCGTTGATATTCGATTTTTCGGTACGAATGGTTATTTTGTGTGATAAATCAATCTCGTCACTGTCATAAAAAAAGCGAAACTCACTGTTTTCTTCAATTTGTTTAAATACTTCAGCTAACCGGGCATTTTTCATGTTCAATGTTAACTTCGTTGATTGCGCATAGGTAGAAGCCGAAACCTGCACCAGTGCAATCATGACTAGCAAACATGTAATCTTCATAATTTTCATAAATTTTTTGAAATGAGTGACACAATTCTCCTCATTGCAAATGTTAGTTTTTTTCATACATTTAACGTGTTAAAGTTCGATAATTGAGCCTAATGGCTTATTTATTGATTAAAAAAGGAAATATTAGAAGTATTTCCTGACAGACGGGAAGTGCGGCCAGGCATTTCCCGTTTTTAGTTCATAAATTTGGTTTGTCACATACGCATTGCTTTTAGCTATTTATCAATATAAATTTTTCCACTTTCAAAGGTGTATTCAAAGGGTTCTCCTGAGGCGATTTTAAATGCTTCCATAAGAGTATAGATATTGTCATCCACACTTAAAGTACCTGTAAAAGTGCGTGATTTAAGCTCTTCGTCGCCGAATATAATTTCAACATTGTAAATACGGGAAATTTTGGTTGCCAGCGAATCAAAACGTTCATCTTTAAAACTATACACGCCTTTTTGCCAATAATCGAAAAAACCATCAGGGATAGTTGAATCATACATCTTCCCGGAAGCTTTCTCATAAACTAAACTATGCATTGGACTTACCATAAAAGACTTGTAATTTTCTTCGGTGCCCCCTAAATGAATATCAAATTGTATTTTCCCTGAAACCAATTCCGCTTTTACCTGATCATCTTCGGGATAAGCTACTACAGCAAATTTTGTCCCCAACACTTTTATGCGATGTTTCCCAACATTCACAATAAAAGGATGTTTTTTGTCGTGTGTTACTTCAAAAAAGCCTTCGCCTTCCAACTGCACATCTCTAAAATCGCCAACAAAACTTTCGGGATAAACCAAACGGCTGCCATTGCTAAGCCACACTTTTGATCCATCGGGCAAAACAACCGAAGTGCGGTTACCTTTTGGTACCATTATTTCGTTCATAGCAATTTCATTATCGAAACCTGCATACTGCAAAAAATAACCTGCAGATACAGCCAATATTATTATCGCTGCGTATTTTGCAATAGCATTTAAAACCGACTTTCTCCGGCCTTTAACACCCCGCTTTACGGCCTCGTATCCTTTATTAATGGTTATTTCATCCATTTCACTTCCGGTTTGCAGCATGGCCCAAAGCGTTTTGTATCGAATATATTGTTTGGTGTGTTCGCCCGATTCATTCACAAAATCATATAATTCCTCTGAATCTGTTAGCGACTTATTCTCTGCTATTTTATGTAGTAGTTTTTCCGAATCCATTTTGCGATTGTTACATGTATAATGACTAAGCCTAGCATTACCCTTGCTTAAAAATCATTTTTTTTGAATTTTTCTGACACAACAGAGCCAAATACACTGAATATCTGCACATTAAACAGATGTATTTTTTTGATTATTTTACAGAAAGAAGTAACCAAGCAACTAAAGGGAGATAATCTTTGAGTGAAATCCGGAGTGTTTTTAGGGCTTTGGTAATTTGTGCCTCAACGGTTTTTACTGAAATATCCAATGCGTCGGCCACTTCCTTGTTTTTCTTACCTTCCATGCGGCTCAAAATAAAAACCTCGCGGCAACGATCCGGTAGTTCCGAAAGCGTTTTTTCAATAATGGTTTCAATTTCCTGAAAAGTAACCGTTGAAGTATCAAGGCCTTTTAAGGCTTCTGTATAAATCTGATTTTGTTTTTGAAAAGCTGCCTCCGATTTGTATTTTTTCTTCACCTTCTCGTGACGTAAAAACATGAGGCAGTTGTTTTTTACGTTGGTATACAAATAACTTTGCAGCTGCGATTCGTTGATAAACTGAGGCTTTTTGTCCCACATGGAAATAAAGGCATCCTGAACCAGGTTTTTCGATTCACTTTCGGGAACAAATTCTTTTGCAAAATATACCAAACGCGGATAATACAATTTGAAAACCACTTCAAAAGCAGCCTCTTGACTGTTATTCAAAAGTTGTAATATCTCGTTAGTTAGTGCTTTCATTCGTTAGTGAAATTGCAGTTGCAATGATAAACAAAAAAAACAGAACAGCATTTGTTGGGTTTGATCCTTTCGGATAACATACCATTCAAAGCCCTTATCATGAGATAATAACAATATATTTTGGCTAGGTGCTTTTTTATTTTTTACAGCCCCGGTAGCAAATAAAACACAGCAATCAAAACTATGGTTAGCGTTGATATGCCAACCGGAAACCAAACCGGGGCAATCCAGGGAACCGGAATCAGAAACAATACATCGGTAGTGGTTAGTTTGGGTGGCCATTTTAATAACACGTACAAAGACACATAATAAAATAAATCCCAGAAAGCAAAGGTCCACAGGAAAACCATTATACGGTCGAGCCATGAACTACCAACCACTAATGCCAGTGTAATCAGCATCACAATGGTTGCAGCCTCGCGAGTCATTTCAATTTTTATGGTGCGCTTCGGAACCTGTTCCAGCAGTTCTTTATTTCCCGCTTCCGAATCAGTATCCAACAATCCGATGGCTTTCTGGAGATAAACCACCACCACTCCCTCGAGATGAGCCATGGCGACACCAAAAACGGCAAGCAATATATAATGTGTAAGCATAACAAGTCGGTTTTTATTGGTTCTTTTGTTTTAATTTAAGTTACGAATTTCAGTCGGGAATCACAATGCCGGTTTGTACAAAAACCCACCTCTAACATTTCCACATCCTGTTGACATATTACACACTTAACGGCCAATCTTTCTACAGTATTTCGGCGTTCGAATTCTTACTCAAAAACACAACCGCCACAAACCACTGGTAACAAGCAGTTTAATGAATCAAAAAATATACTTCCACAAAACCCCTGACTGGTACAGATATCGTACACACTTTTAGTGCAAAACAGAAAAACAGATACATTATGAAACCATTACCAGAAGAAATTATTAAAAAGAACATCATCGACCGGCTAACCAATAACGATGCAGTGAATATCAACCACATATTTGTAAGTATTAAGGATGGCGTAGTTCATCTGCAGGGACATGTGCCCAGTTACAGTGCAAAAATTGAAGCACTTCGCGATGCGACTGAAGTCGCCAAAGATTTTAACGTGGTAAACGATCTGCAGGTAAATTTTCAACCCAATCAGCCGACCGTTTCAGATAAAGAGATCAGGGATAATATTCAAAAGTATTTTAAGTGGCAAAAAAGCATTAACCCGATGAATGTTGTTGTGGAGGTTGACAAGGGGAAAGTAATATTGTCGGGCAATGTTTCGAATGAAAGCGAGAGCATTGCTGCCGGAAAAATTGTCAGCTCAACCAAGGGAGTTCTCGACTTGGATAACCGCATACAGGTAAATCAGAAAATGATTAGTAACGACCAACACATTCAGCAATCGCTAAAACATGCCTTTGAAAAAAGTGCCCTCATTGACGAGAAAAAAATTATAACAGAGGTGGAGAAAGGTACCGTTTACATTTCGGGATGTGTGACCAACGATCCCATCAGAAAAGAAATTGAGGACCAGGCCATGCACACCGTAGGCGTAAAGAAGGTAGTGAATGAAATTACGGTGGGGTAAAATCTTCTGTCCTCCACCAAAACAAGGAAAAAGCAGAATTATGAAACTACTAAAAAATTTATCCCGGTATTACTGCGTCTGTTTTTGGCAGCAAAAACCTGGGCGCAACGAGAGATTAAAATTGAAGGACACGACAGTTGAATAAAACAAAAAGCCCCGGCAACTATATAGTTGCCGGGGCTTATTTCGTATTCCTATTTATTATCTTCAAAGAAGGCTGCAACACTTTCCTTAAAATTTTCGGTATCGTACTGAAGCTCTTCTTTAAATTCGTCCCAGGTTTGTTCTCCCTGGTCTTTTATTTCATCTACCCGAACGGTTAACGAGTCGCTTTTAATTTTTAGCTCCTCAATCAAATCTTCCGCCTCGGTGTTTACCTGCTTGGTACCTTTTCTCAACTCATCTTCATAATCGTAAAGCTTTTCATTAAAATCGGTAATTGCAGAGTCTATTTCCATTTTTAACTCCTTTTTATCCTTTTCCAGAAAAGCATTAACATCCTGTTTTACTTCCTGCAGGTCTTCAGCCAATTCTTCTTTGTTGTCGTTTTGTTTTTTCGAAGAACTACACGAAAGAACAGTGGCAGAAAGTAATAGGATAAAAATCCAGTTCATCTGTTTTGTAAATGCTTTCATTGTGATGTTTTTCATTTTCATGTTACTTGTTTTAATTCAACAGTAGAAAAGAGTGAAAATACTATGCCATGCCCCCTCATGTAGTTGTTTACCCCTCAAACATGCTGTTTAAAGTGAATTTTTTCCACACTATTCTGTAAAATTCCACAACCTCAAACTTCCAAAGCAATAGTACCCAACTGCCGGCCTTCTGCTAAAAGCCTGTATTTGTCGCACTTTCTGTTGAATAAGCTTTAACATTGATGCCGGGGCACGTAAGTTGCCTTATAAACGGTGTAACAGGCTGATTAAATACTGAAACGAAATAATGTTTTCACCCGCCTAATCCCCACTCGATGCTGACTTGAATTAGGAATAAAAATATATAACCATGCAAAAAACATTTATAGGAATTTTACTAGTGATTTTGGCCGTTGTATTGTTTG
It contains:
- a CDS encoding sulfatase — encoded protein: MKGVKPVLFILLLLFSFVALANQKNNRPNILFAISDDQSFAHTSFAGCSFVQTPAFDRVAREGIFFSNCIAGSPGCAPSRSTIVTGRYHWQNEQSGQHASSWMKKYIPFVDVLEANGYATGRTGKGVDPFQYARSSNDSLWRSINAAGVEHSHIVYKKGTPEDERTAKGISDINYFTNFKYFIENVREDQPFFFWYGAKEPHRGYEQDSWKRNNKKPDAIKKVPEFFPDNGIVRGDMLDYAIEIEWFDIHLQHMLEYLDEIGELENTIVIVTSDNGMPFPRAKANGYDYGIHVPMAIRYPKNFPGKRIVDDPVSFADLAPTILDITKNSSKGMLPMAGKSMLNILESKKQGIVDPSKKYVFSGRERHSSSRYKNWGYPQRMIRSKDFLYIWNMKPERWPAGAPQRIKPGTEDELLPMYGIDEDGKHHSDWAFTDIDAAPTKSYIVEHHNEPEIEPYFNLSVAKRPEVELFDIKNDPFCMKNLAGNPDYSAIEKEMKNALMNELKKSGDPRVVGPDKEVFDSYIRYSPMREFPTPENYN
- a CDS encoding glycoside hydrolase family 88 protein, with amino-acid sequence MKLSSFLLLAIALLLTSICLAQNYFDDFPVMANPTTVGEKLSTRFLESKHQLYGDRGIHYAEVCTWYGALKFAELTNDQKLLKELRTRFELLFHIEKDLLPPPIHVDQNMFGSLPLRLYTMTKDERYLELGLPYAESQWTLPANANEEEREWHKKGYSWQTRLWIDDMYMITVVQNQAYKVTGDPKYIDRVANEMVLYLDEIQRPNGLFYHAPDVPYYWARGNGWMAVGMADLLLDLPENHKDRPRIMEGYLAMMKSLKAYQQPGGMWNQLIDEPDFWPETSGTAMFTYAFIMGVKHGWLDVEEYRPAARKAWLAMVTYIDEQGNVTEVCIGTGKKNDKQYYYDRPRPVGDFHGQAPYIGCVNALLEK
- a CDS encoding RagB/SusD family nutrient uptake outer membrane protein is translated as MKHNRNKFAVISKTLMSRVAILILFFTLGVSCDEEAYLKEEPVDFLAPSNSYVTYQDFEAAVYHLHVIVRNRLWGERGRDDNPRFTWYGTDLALTYFDTQGNNDFTSRWGAQGKQLDLWKIFYEIIYDANVIIGRSVGEDSDLTADEQKEIEAEARFFRGFAYMKLAHLWGGVPIVLKETSEPKKDYVRATRQETYEQAAADLEFAAANLADIDVAPESRINRLAASHVLSEVYLSLNEWDKAIIEASKVIDHPATALMTERFGTRMNETAHPDFFWARGDNKDVYWDLFRQGNQDRSIGNTESIWNLQYSYNVPGGGDRQYELERFVGPYITRATVRQSDGTTATICRLPSTYYMGRSQGYVRPSDYFFTTLWEKSGWDEDIRNAPHNIVRDVKVNNPGSEYHGKWVYADNLPLVKETNVDSMRYFYPMIMKVTTPEKHPLEFWDTDQTIPGTMLGSAEQTWRKHYMIRLADTYLLRAEAYLGKGEKTNAAADINVVRSRANAPDVAAADVDIDYIMDEQLRELHFEKLRIFTLGRLGQLVERNRKVNPIVGANIGDHQDLFAIHYSEIQKNTEAELEQNPGY
- a CDS encoding TonB-dependent receptor, with amino-acid sequence MKITCLLVMIALVQVSASTYAQSTKLTLNMKNARLAEVFKQIEENSEFRFFYDSDEIDLSHKITIRTEKSNINEILTNAFSETNYSYEIIDRHIIVKNSGVADGKELLGRGVQMPITGMVTDKGGIPLPGVTVIVKGTTKGTVTNADGRYSLPNVAADETLQFSFIGMMSQEVEVGTQQEINITLEVDAIGIEEVVAVGYGSMKKSDLTGAITNIDMNDFRDQSSTTLTQALQGAVAGLNVGQVNTAGQGPSISIRGRTSLSGTQNPLIILDGVIFRGRIIDINPNDISSIDILKDNSATAVYGSQAANGVIIITTTRKNSKPNGRPIINYSAKYSFDTPINELKPGDSDYFVEKIAENEWRESRTEESGYIDPNPDWDVSPYFKTNQQSENYLAGKSTDWYNLLTNDNMYTNSHNLSLANQTDYSNYFISVGYTDQQGYMINEGYERINARINIDSKVTDWLTVGVQSFFSTSDYSGVSPGTSSRYIMPFETAYDENGDVLPMLENNAWLNPLVVVEADNEDVRQNLFGNIYAEIKFPFLKGLTYKVNYANNQTMNRYYIFRPWDENFQGRGSKENNRRVDVSLDNNLNYKRKIGDDHSIDVTFVYGIEEREYEYTTGVGSIFINDVLGYNALQFGESELQEAKSGGWKESSLFSMGRFFYSYKNKYMLTGTFRRDGFSGFSENNKFGFFPSGSIGWTVSEEPFFERISDVMNYMKVRASYGQSGNRTVGRYQTMAKVSGGYNYVDASGSSIYTQAVNSLASPSLKWETTTGINLGVDFGFLDSRINGSINYYNNNTSNLLYTVDIPNIGRFNKFPDNLGKIHNSGIELSINSVNIQNKDFSWTSEFSFSRNRDELKELLGADNDGDGVEDDLISEGLFIGHPLNTIYGYEISGEIYQLDEEIPSGFDVGTNKIVDQVEGDGGINPENDKIILGYSDPGYRFGLNNRFQYKDWSLSFFINSIQGGKDFYMQANDLNYVQYGDQYNENYPKGYDNYWLPENPDAKYQKNSLRQPGDMKGRTYAQRNFIRLQDMSLGYNFNSNILNKLNIENLRLFISGKNLLTITDWQGWDPETGQSVTLDGRPVMKSYTIGLNIEL